From Pseudomonas alcaligenes, a single genomic window includes:
- a CDS encoding glutathione peroxidase: MSAFHDLNLRTLDGQDLPLAPFKGQLVLVVNVASKCGLTPQYAGLEKLHQEYLERGFTVLGLPCNQFAGQEPGTEEEIREFCSLNYGVTFPLGSKLDVNGPNRHPLYRLLAGEGAEFPGDITWNFEKFLVGRDGRVLARFSPRTTPDDPALLLAIDKALG; this comes from the coding sequence ATGAGTGCCTTCCACGACCTCAACCTGCGCACCCTGGATGGCCAGGATCTGCCTTTGGCGCCGTTCAAGGGCCAACTGGTGCTGGTGGTCAATGTGGCCTCCAAATGCGGCCTGACTCCGCAATATGCGGGCCTGGAAAAACTCCATCAGGAGTACCTCGAGCGCGGTTTCACCGTGCTGGGGCTGCCGTGCAACCAGTTCGCCGGCCAGGAGCCGGGCACGGAAGAGGAAATCCGCGAATTCTGCAGCCTCAACTACGGGGTGACCTTCCCGCTGGGCAGCAAGCTGGACGTCAACGGGCCGAACCGGCATCCGTTGTACCGCCTGCTGGCGGGTGAGGGCGCCGAGTTCCCCGGCGACATCACCTGGAACTTCGAGAAGTTCCTGGTCGGGCGCGACGGCCGCGTGCTGGCGCGCTTCTCGCCGCGCACCACGCCGGATGATCCGGCCCTGCTGCTGGCCATCGACAAGGCCCTCGGCTGA
- a CDS encoding DUF3565 domain-containing protein, with product MPGESDREQPDGPPRLLGFHQDEDGHWVAELSCGHTQHLRHQPPWQNRAWVTDAEQRQSRLGQPFACGWCAAERQAGAAVEPEAKE from the coding sequence ATGCCGGGTGAAAGCGACCGCGAGCAGCCGGACGGCCCGCCACGCCTGCTGGGCTTCCACCAGGACGAGGACGGCCACTGGGTGGCCGAGCTGTCCTGCGGCCATACCCAGCACCTGCGCCACCAGCCGCCCTGGCAGAACCGTGCCTGGGTCACCGACGCCGAACAGCGCCAGAGCCGCCTGGGTCAGCCGTTCGCCTGTGGCTGGTGCGCCGCAGAGCGCCAGGCAGGCGCCGCAGTGGAACCCGAAGCCAAGGAGTAG
- a CDS encoding acyltransferase → MLHFLPAPLRGLLAGLMLALNTLLCCWPLFAVALLKLLLPIPPIQRALRFVMHGIAEFWIGVNKFWMNLVRSTQWHVSGREGFDKRHSYLVTSNHQSWVDILVLQYLLNRRMPLLKFFLKQELIWVPVIGLCWWALEFPFMKRYSKEYLAKHPEKRGQDLATTRKACARYKSNPVSVFNFLEGTRLTAQKHAQQNSPFQYLLKPKAGGIAFVLDAMGEQLDAIVNVTIHYPDGNPGFWDLLCGRVGEVVVRFARLEIPAQFIGRNYDQDEEYRLQFQQWVNQLWEAKDAELAELHRQYPPRG, encoded by the coding sequence ATGCTGCATTTTCTGCCTGCCCCGTTGCGCGGCCTGCTTGCCGGCCTGATGCTGGCCCTGAACACCCTGCTCTGCTGCTGGCCGCTGTTCGCCGTGGCGCTGCTCAAACTGCTCCTGCCGATCCCGCCGATCCAGCGCGCGCTGCGCTTCGTCATGCACGGCATCGCCGAGTTCTGGATCGGGGTGAACAAGTTCTGGATGAACCTGGTGCGCAGCACCCAGTGGCACGTCAGCGGCCGCGAAGGTTTCGACAAGCGCCATTCCTACCTGGTGACCAGCAACCACCAGAGCTGGGTAGACATCCTGGTGCTGCAGTACCTGCTCAACCGGCGCATGCCGCTGCTCAAGTTCTTCCTCAAGCAGGAGCTGATCTGGGTGCCGGTGATCGGCCTGTGCTGGTGGGCGCTGGAGTTCCCCTTCATGAAGCGCTACAGCAAGGAATACCTGGCCAAGCACCCGGAGAAGCGCGGCCAGGATCTGGCCACCACGCGCAAGGCCTGCGCGCGCTACAAGAGCAACCCGGTGTCGGTGTTCAACTTCCTCGAAGGCACCCGCCTGACCGCGCAGAAACACGCCCAGCAGAACTCGCCGTTCCAGTACCTGCTCAAGCCCAAGGCCGGCGGCATCGCCTTCGTGCTGGATGCCATGGGCGAGCAACTGGATGCCATCGTCAACGTCACCATCCACTATCCCGATGGCAACCCGGGTTTCTGGGATCTGCTCTGCGGCCGCGTCGGCGAGGTGGTGGTGCGCTTCGCCCGCCTGGAAATCCCCGCCCAGTTCATCGGCCGCAACTATGACCAGGACGAGGAATACCGCCTGCAGTTCCAGCAGTGGGTCAACCAGCTGTGGGAAGCCAAGGACGCCGAACTGGCCGAACTGCACCGCCAGTATCCACCCCGCGGCTGA
- a CDS encoding acetate kinase: MSARNILVINCGSSSLKFALISQAHSSPLISGLADRLGSAEASLAWWHGGSIRKQLALPGAGHTEALERVLPLVDEACGGTLHGIGHRVVHGGEHFTQAALIDAATLAAIQATVPLAPLHNPAHLLGIEAAMRLYPQLPHIAVFDTAFHQSMPEHAFRYAIPEHLYREHSVRRYGFHGTSHRYVSLRAAQLCGLAAGDSSWLTAHLGNGCSTCAVVDGQSRDTSMGLTPLEGLVMGSRSGDVDPNLHGHLARSLGWSLEEIERLLNSESGLLGLSGLSNDMRSLEQARQRGHRAATLAIEVFCYRLAKSLAALACALPRLDGLVFTGGIGENSALVRAKSVGYLGLLGLAIDKTANARCIGGVTGSIHTAGSPRILVVPTNEEKQIAEDTLALLDAREGR, encoded by the coding sequence ATGTCGGCACGCAATATTCTGGTGATCAACTGCGGCAGTTCCTCGCTGAAATTCGCCCTGATCAGCCAGGCCCATTCCAGCCCGCTGATCAGCGGCCTGGCCGATCGCCTGGGGAGCGCCGAGGCGAGCCTGGCCTGGTGGCACGGCGGCAGCATCCGCAAGCAGCTGGCCCTGCCCGGCGCCGGCCATACCGAGGCCCTGGAGCGGGTGCTGCCGCTGGTCGACGAGGCCTGCGGCGGCACCCTGCACGGCATCGGCCATCGCGTGGTGCACGGCGGCGAGCATTTCACCCAGGCCGCGCTGATCGACGCAGCCACCCTGGCCGCGATCCAGGCCACGGTGCCACTGGCGCCGCTGCACAACCCGGCACACCTGCTCGGCATCGAGGCGGCCATGCGCCTGTATCCGCAGCTGCCGCACATCGCCGTGTTCGACACCGCCTTTCACCAGAGCATGCCCGAGCACGCCTTCCGCTATGCCATCCCCGAGCACCTGTACCGCGAGCACAGCGTGCGCCGCTACGGCTTCCACGGCACCAGCCACCGCTATGTCAGCCTGCGCGCCGCCCAGCTCTGCGGGCTGGCGGCGGGCGACAGCAGCTGGCTGACCGCACACCTGGGTAACGGCTGTTCGACCTGCGCGGTGGTCGACGGGCAGAGCCGCGACACCAGCATGGGCCTGACCCCGCTGGAGGGCCTGGTGATGGGCTCGCGCAGCGGCGACGTCGACCCCAACCTGCACGGCCACCTGGCCCGCTCGCTGGGCTGGAGTCTGGAGGAGATCGAACGCCTGCTGAACAGCGAAAGCGGCCTGCTCGGCCTGTCCGGCCTGTCCAACGACATGCGCAGCCTGGAGCAGGCGCGCCAGCGCGGACACCGGGCCGCAACCCTGGCCATCGAAGTGTTCTGCTACCGCCTGGCCAAGTCCCTGGCTGCCCTCGCCTGCGCCCTGCCGCGCCTGGACGGCCTGGTATTCACCGGTGGCATCGGCGAGAACTCGGCGCTGGTGCGGGCCAAGAGCGTCGGCTACCTCGGCCTGCTCGGCCTGGCCATCGACAAGACTGCCAACGCCCGCTGCATCGGCGGTGTCACCGGCAGCATCCACACCGCAGGCAGCCCGCGCATCCTGGTGGTGCCAACCAACGAGGAGAAGCAGATCGCCGAGGACACCCTGGCCCTGCTCGATGCCCGGGAGGGCCGCTGA
- the pta gene encoding phosphate acetyltransferase has product MHSFLLISSGYGVGLTSISLGLVRALQRAGLKVGYLKAVAQSGEQEAHLANALIARTHGLTPPPPLPLAQVERRLGDDQLDELLEELVSLQQQAGAGQDVLIIEGLVPSRHVGYANRLNGKLARSLDAEAILVSTPDNASPSELCERLDIQAHLLEGVRIAGVVLNKVRDPQWLQQRDARLGDSGLPLLGCIPWRDELNAARTCDIAEQLGARVLHAGDYRQRRMLQPLLCASGAGPLAARLQAGSLLLVPGDRGDILLAAGLASMNGMPLAGVLLCDDLQPPAAILELCAPALQAGLPLLATALDAGQALLALSQLNREIPADDLSRAEQVSDFVADHLSPDWFRQRCGQPGEPRLSPALFRYQLVRRAVAANKRIVLPEGSEPRTVQAAAICQARGIARCVLLAKPDDVQAVARAQGIELPPGLEILDPDLIRERYVEPMIELRKGKGLNAPMARSQLEDNVVLGTMLLALDEVDGLVSGAIHTTANTIRPALQLIKTAPGYSLVSSVFFMLLPDQVLVYGDCAVNPEPTAAELAEIARQSAASAEAFGVPARVAMISYSTGDSGSGAEVEKVREATRLARAQNPQLPIDGPLQYDAAANLGVGQQKAPGSPVAGRATVFVFPDLNTGNTTYKAVQRSADCVSVGPMLQGLRKPVNDLSRGALVDDIVYTIALTAVQAASQG; this is encoded by the coding sequence ATGCACAGTTTCCTGCTGATCTCCTCGGGCTACGGCGTCGGCCTCACCTCCATCAGCCTCGGCCTGGTGCGCGCCCTGCAGCGCGCCGGGCTGAAGGTCGGCTACCTCAAGGCAGTGGCCCAGTCCGGCGAACAGGAAGCGCACCTGGCCAATGCCCTGATCGCCCGCACCCACGGCCTCACCCCGCCTCCACCGCTGCCCCTGGCCCAGGTCGAACGGCGCCTGGGCGACGACCAGCTGGACGAACTGCTGGAAGAACTGGTCAGCCTGCAGCAGCAGGCCGGCGCCGGCCAGGATGTGCTGATCATCGAGGGCCTGGTGCCGTCGCGGCATGTTGGCTACGCCAACCGCCTCAACGGCAAGCTGGCGCGCAGCCTGGATGCCGAGGCCATCCTGGTGTCTACCCCGGACAACGCCAGCCCGTCCGAGCTGTGCGAGCGTCTGGACATCCAGGCCCACCTGCTCGAAGGGGTGCGCATCGCCGGGGTGGTGCTGAACAAGGTGCGCGATCCGCAATGGCTGCAGCAGCGCGACGCGCGCTTGGGCGACAGCGGCCTGCCCCTGCTCGGCTGCATTCCCTGGCGCGACGAGCTCAACGCCGCGCGCACCTGCGACATCGCCGAACAGCTCGGCGCCCGCGTGCTGCATGCCGGTGACTATCGCCAGCGGCGCATGCTCCAGCCACTGCTCTGCGCCAGTGGCGCCGGCCCGCTGGCCGCGCGTCTGCAGGCCGGCAGCCTGCTGCTAGTGCCGGGCGACCGCGGCGATATCCTGCTCGCCGCCGGCCTGGCCAGCATGAACGGCATGCCGTTGGCCGGCGTCCTGCTGTGCGACGACCTGCAACCGCCGGCGGCCATCCTCGAACTCTGCGCCCCGGCCCTGCAGGCCGGCCTGCCGTTGCTGGCCACTGCGCTCGATGCCGGCCAGGCCCTGCTGGCCCTGAGTCAGCTGAACCGGGAAATCCCCGCCGATGACCTGAGCCGCGCCGAGCAGGTCAGCGATTTCGTCGCGGATCACCTGTCGCCAGACTGGTTCCGCCAGCGCTGCGGCCAGCCCGGCGAGCCGCGCCTGTCGCCGGCGCTGTTCCGCTACCAGCTGGTGCGCCGGGCAGTGGCGGCGAACAAGCGTATCGTCCTGCCCGAAGGCAGCGAGCCGCGCACCGTGCAGGCCGCCGCCATCTGCCAGGCCCGCGGCATCGCCCGCTGCGTGCTGCTGGCCAAGCCGGATGACGTGCAGGCGGTGGCCCGGGCGCAGGGCATCGAGCTGCCGCCCGGCCTGGAAATCCTCGATCCGGATCTGATCCGCGAGCGCTATGTCGAGCCGATGATCGAACTGCGCAAGGGCAAGGGGCTGAACGCGCCCATGGCCCGCTCGCAGCTGGAGGACAACGTGGTGCTGGGCACCATGCTGCTGGCCCTGGACGAGGTCGACGGCCTGGTTTCCGGCGCCATCCACACCACCGCCAACACCATCCGCCCGGCGCTACAGCTGATCAAGACCGCGCCCGGCTACAGCCTGGTGTCTTCGGTGTTCTTCATGCTCCTGCCGGATCAGGTGCTGGTGTATGGCGACTGCGCGGTGAACCCCGAGCCGACGGCCGCCGAACTGGCGGAGATCGCCCGGCAGAGCGCCGCCTCGGCCGAGGCCTTCGGCGTACCGGCGCGGGTGGCGATGATCAGCTACTCGACCGGCGACTCCGGCAGCGGCGCCGAGGTGGAGAAAGTGCGCGAGGCCACCCGCCTGGCCCGCGCGCAGAACCCGCAGCTGCCGATCGACGGCCCGCTGCAGTACGACGCCGCCGCCAACCTCGGCGTCGGCCAGCAGAAGGCTCCGGGCAGCCCGGTGGCCGGGCGCGCCACGGTGTTCGTGTTCCCCGACCTGAACACCGGCAACACCACCTACAAGGCGGTACAGCGCAGCGCCGACTGCGTCAGCGTCGGCCCCATGCTGCAGGGCCTGCGCAAGCCGGTGAACGACCTGTCGCGCGGCGCCCTGGTGGATGACATCGTCTACACCATCGCCCTTACCGCCGTGCAAGCGGCCAGTCAGGGCTGA
- a CDS encoding NADH:flavin oxidoreductase, whose product MSAPTQALFQPFRLGNLELPTRVVMAPMTRSFSPGGVPNALVVEYYRRRAAAGVGLIVTEGTTVGHKAANGYPNVPRFYGEDALAGWKQVVDAVHAEGGKIVPQLWHVGNVRKLGTEPDASVPGYGPSEKVKDGNVVVHGMTKQDIDEVIAAFAQAARDAKAIGMDGVEIHGAHGYLVDQFFWAGSNQRTDEYGGDLAQRSRFAIELIQAVRAAVGPDFPIIFRFSQWKQQDYTARLVQTAEELGAFLKPLADAGVDIFHCSTRRFWEPEFEGSDLNLAGWTRQLTGKPTITVGSVGLDGEFLQFMVNTDKVAEPASLENLLERLNKQEFDLVAVGRALLVDPDWAVKVRDSREQDILPFSREALKQLV is encoded by the coding sequence ATGAGCGCCCCGACACAAGCCCTGTTCCAACCCTTCCGCCTGGGCAACCTGGAACTGCCGACCCGCGTGGTGATGGCGCCGATGACCCGTTCCTTCTCCCCGGGCGGCGTGCCCAATGCGCTGGTCGTCGAGTACTACCGTCGTCGCGCCGCTGCCGGCGTCGGCCTGATCGTCACCGAAGGCACCACCGTCGGCCACAAGGCCGCCAACGGCTACCCGAATGTGCCGCGCTTCTACGGTGAAGACGCCCTGGCCGGCTGGAAGCAGGTGGTCGATGCGGTGCACGCCGAAGGCGGCAAGATCGTTCCGCAGCTGTGGCACGTGGGCAACGTGCGCAAGCTGGGCACCGAGCCGGACGCCAGCGTGCCGGGCTACGGCCCGAGCGAAAAAGTGAAAGATGGCAACGTGGTCGTCCACGGCATGACCAAGCAGGACATTGACGAAGTCATCGCCGCCTTCGCCCAGGCTGCCCGCGACGCCAAGGCTATCGGCATGGACGGCGTGGAGATCCACGGCGCCCACGGCTACCTGGTCGACCAGTTCTTCTGGGCCGGCAGCAACCAGCGCACCGACGAATACGGCGGCGACCTGGCCCAGCGTTCGCGCTTCGCCATCGAGCTGATCCAGGCCGTACGCGCCGCCGTCGGCCCGGACTTCCCGATCATCTTCCGCTTCTCGCAGTGGAAGCAGCAGGACTACACCGCACGTCTGGTGCAGACCGCCGAGGAACTGGGCGCCTTCCTCAAGCCGCTGGCCGATGCTGGCGTGGACATCTTCCACTGCTCGACCCGTCGTTTCTGGGAGCCGGAATTCGAAGGCAGCGACCTCAACCTGGCCGGCTGGACCCGCCAGCTCACTGGCAAGCCGACCATCACCGTGGGCAGCGTCGGCCTGGACGGCGAGTTCCTGCAGTTCATGGTCAACACCGACAAGGTCGCCGAGCCGGCCAGCCTGGAAAATCTGCTGGAGCGCCTGAACAAGCAGGAGTTCGACCTGGTAGCTGTGGGCCGCGCCCTGCTGGTCGACCCGGACTGGGCGGTGAAGGTGCGCGACAGCCGCGAGCAGGACATCCTGCCGTTCAGCCGCGAAGCCCTCAAGCAGCTGGTCTGA
- a CDS encoding nitroreductase family protein has product MTSFPHDETVAHASPAALRALIESRRSVRRFSTEPVPDAVVRDCLELAVLAPNSCNLQPWSFQVIRDPALLARLHPVCMSQNAAKAPLLIAVLARPDTWKQACANVIEYWPEAEVPGRIRSFYRKTAPFQYNQGPLGLLGLFKRQLVRLVALRKPLMRTPNSRADMRIWAVKSTALAAENLMLAFQSHGYATCPMEGFDEVRLRKVLDIPRQAIPIMLLAVGRQGEKGVYNPRLRFPLEQHVTWL; this is encoded by the coding sequence ATGACCAGTTTCCCCCATGACGAAACCGTGGCTCATGCTTCGCCGGCCGCCTTGCGCGCGCTGATCGAGAGCCGCCGCTCGGTGCGTCGCTTCAGCACCGAGCCGGTGCCGGATGCGGTAGTACGCGACTGCCTGGAACTGGCCGTGCTCGCGCCCAATTCCTGCAACCTGCAGCCCTGGAGCTTTCAGGTGATTCGCGATCCGGCCCTGCTGGCGCGCCTGCATCCGGTGTGCATGAGCCAGAACGCGGCCAAGGCGCCACTGCTGATCGCTGTGCTGGCCCGTCCGGACACCTGGAAGCAGGCCTGCGCCAATGTCATCGAATACTGGCCAGAGGCCGAGGTGCCGGGGCGTATCCGCAGCTTCTACCGCAAGACTGCACCCTTCCAGTACAACCAGGGCCCGCTGGGCCTGCTCGGCCTGTTCAAGCGCCAGCTGGTGCGCCTGGTCGCCCTGCGCAAACCGCTGATGCGCACCCCCAACAGCCGCGCCGACATGCGCATCTGGGCGGTGAAGTCCACCGCGCTGGCCGCCGAGAACCTGATGCTGGCCTTCCAGAGCCATGGTTACGCAACCTGCCCGATGGAGGGCTTCGACGAGGTACGCCTGCGCAAGGTGCTCGACATTCCGCGTCAGGCCATCCCGATCATGCTGCTGGCGGTCGGCCGGCAGGGCGAGAAGGGCGTGTACAACCCGCGCCTGCGCTTTCCCCTGGAGCAGCACGTCACCTGGCTCTAG
- a CDS encoding glycosyltransferase family 1 protein, with protein sequence MAPAQTGAMNVTSLHIALVSETFPPEVNGVANTLGRLYQGLLSRGHRLQLIRPRQPGDLQASDDQLLLTRGWPLPGYAGLQWGQSALHKLLRRWQRNRPDVLYIATEGPLGLSALRAARRLGIPVVSGFHTNFQQYSDHYGFGLLSRLLTGYLRWFHNRTRMTLVPSASQQLELQRRGFERLELLARGVDGQLFHPTRRSPALRSHWGLGDDELAVLHVGRLAPEKNLALLVKSFQQLQQHYPQQRLKLVLVGDGPSRTELQAQLPDALFCGVQRGEALAEHYASGDLFLFPSLSETFGNVVLEALASGLAVVAYDQAAAAQHIRHGHNGALAIPGDERAFIEAAQWLLEDSETRRRVRLNARQHAGRQGWEEIIERFEAQLLQARHPGLPPA encoded by the coding sequence ATGGCGCCAGCCCAGACTGGCGCCATGAATGTCACAAGCCTGCATATCGCCCTGGTCAGCGAAACCTTCCCCCCCGAGGTCAATGGCGTCGCCAACACCCTCGGCCGTCTGTATCAGGGCCTGCTCAGCCGCGGCCATCGCCTGCAACTGATCCGCCCACGCCAGCCCGGCGACCTGCAGGCCAGCGACGACCAGCTGCTGCTCACCCGCGGCTGGCCGCTGCCCGGTTACGCGGGTTTGCAATGGGGTCAGTCGGCGCTGCACAAGCTGCTGCGCCGCTGGCAGCGCAACCGCCCGGACGTGCTGTACATCGCCACCGAAGGCCCACTCGGCCTGTCCGCCCTGCGCGCTGCGCGGCGCCTGGGGATTCCGGTGGTCAGCGGCTTTCACACCAACTTCCAGCAGTACAGCGATCACTACGGCTTCGGCCTGCTCAGCCGCCTGCTCACCGGCTACCTGCGCTGGTTCCACAACCGCACGCGCATGACCCTGGTGCCCAGCGCCAGCCAGCAGCTCGAGCTGCAGCGCCGCGGCTTCGAGCGCCTGGAACTGCTCGCGCGCGGGGTCGACGGCCAGCTGTTCCACCCCACCCGGCGTTCGCCCGCGCTGCGCAGCCACTGGGGCCTGGGTGACGACGAACTGGCCGTGCTGCATGTCGGCCGCCTGGCTCCGGAGAAGAACCTGGCGCTGCTGGTGAAGAGCTTCCAGCAACTGCAGCAGCATTACCCGCAACAGCGCCTGAAGCTGGTGCTGGTGGGCGACGGGCCGAGCCGGACGGAACTCCAGGCGCAGCTGCCGGACGCCCTGTTCTGCGGCGTGCAGCGCGGCGAGGCACTGGCCGAACACTATGCCAGCGGCGACCTGTTTCTCTTTCCCAGCCTGTCGGAGACCTTCGGCAACGTGGTGCTCGAAGCCCTGGCCTCGGGCCTGGCGGTGGTGGCCTACGACCAGGCCGCCGCTGCCCAGCACATCCGCCACGGGCACAATGGTGCACTGGCCATTCCGGGGGACGAACGCGCTTTTATCGAAGCGGCGCAGTGGCTGCTGGAAGACAGCGAAACCCGCCGCCGGGTGCGCCTGAACGCCCGCCAACATGCCGGCCGCCAGGGCTGGGAAGAGATCATCGAGCGCTTCGAGGCGCAGCTGCTGCAGGCCCGCCACCCGGGTTTGCCGCCGGCATAA
- a CDS encoding bifunctional diguanylate cyclase/phosphodiesterase, with the protein MAWVPLETPADSQVLLVVDDREENLVAMEALLGDGQWDVRTVNSGEAALRCMQDEDVGLVLLDVQMPKMDGFEVARLMRGNPHTRYTPIIFLSAIAHTEDSVLHGYAIGAVDFILKPFDPKVLRHKINALLEHERHRHELQVLSQQLDNARAFNASVLENASEGILVIGQDGLITFANPAMAQMLHGSVAELQGTQLLSYLKAPEMSQNWQDTEFYRHWRAGQTYRLHDAVLKTFSGSVLPVALSCSPLPQYQNSMVLIALDMSVVSNLHAQLESQAVTDALTGLHNRRGFHQALETALSRIDRSGKRMAVLYLDLDGFKRINDSLGHAAGDVVLRRVAEQLKSCLRPYDILARMGGDEFTALLDSLDHPEDAARVAEKLIELVSVRHKLDGIEFTVGASVGIACYPECGQTVDGLLRSADMAMYEAKRAGRQQYRFFSPEMNGRARSRMMLEESLRLAIEQKDFVLFYQPQIDLASGRLRGFEALLRWQHRVAGTVAPGVFIPLLEETRLINRLGGWIFREGISQCRQWQAQFGDKLLLSLNVSPVQFGMPQLVEDLYQLLEELQLDPAQLEVEVTESALMQNLDNTREQLQQLRALGVRIAIDDFGTGYSSLAYLRHFELDTLKIDRLFIASMLDSRKDAAIVSTIIDLGHHLDLEVIAEGVETVEQRDWLIAHGCTTMQGFLVAPGLPVEQASGFPQQLDWATWRARE; encoded by the coding sequence ATGGCGTGGGTGCCGCTTGAAACGCCGGCCGACAGCCAGGTGCTGTTGGTGGTGGATGATCGCGAGGAAAACCTGGTGGCCATGGAGGCTCTGCTCGGCGACGGCCAGTGGGATGTACGCACGGTCAATTCCGGCGAGGCGGCCCTGCGCTGCATGCAGGACGAGGACGTTGGCCTGGTGCTGCTCGACGTGCAGATGCCGAAGATGGACGGCTTCGAAGTGGCCCGCCTGATGCGTGGCAACCCGCATACCCGCTACACGCCGATCATCTTCCTCTCCGCCATCGCCCATACCGAGGACTCGGTGTTGCACGGCTATGCCATTGGCGCGGTGGACTTCATTCTCAAGCCGTTCGACCCCAAGGTGCTGCGGCACAAGATCAATGCCCTGCTCGAGCACGAGCGCCATCGTCACGAGCTGCAGGTGCTCAGCCAGCAGCTGGACAACGCCCGGGCCTTCAACGCCTCGGTGCTGGAGAACGCCTCCGAGGGCATCCTGGTGATCGGCCAGGACGGCCTGATCACCTTCGCCAACCCGGCCATGGCGCAGATGCTCCATGGCAGCGTCGCCGAGCTGCAGGGTACCCAGCTGCTCTCCTATCTGAAGGCGCCAGAGATGTCGCAGAACTGGCAGGACACCGAGTTCTACCGGCACTGGCGGGCCGGTCAGACCTACCGCCTGCACGACGCAGTGCTCAAGACCTTCAGTGGCAGTGTGCTGCCGGTGGCGCTGTCCTGTTCGCCCCTGCCGCAGTACCAGAATTCCATGGTGCTGATCGCCCTGGACATGTCGGTGGTGAGCAACCTGCATGCCCAGCTGGAATCCCAGGCGGTGACCGATGCCCTGACCGGCCTGCACAACCGCCGCGGTTTTCACCAGGCGCTGGAGACGGCCCTGTCGCGCATCGACCGCAGCGGCAAGCGCATGGCCGTGCTCTATCTGGATCTCGATGGCTTCAAACGGATCAACGACTCCCTCGGCCATGCCGCCGGTGATGTGGTGCTGCGCCGGGTCGCCGAGCAGTTGAAGAGTTGCCTGCGCCCCTACGACATACTGGCGCGCATGGGCGGCGACGAGTTCACCGCGCTGCTCGACTCCCTCGACCACCCGGAGGATGCCGCGCGGGTGGCGGAGAAGCTGATCGAGCTGGTCTCGGTGCGGCACAAGCTCGATGGCATCGAGTTCACCGTCGGCGCCAGCGTCGGCATCGCCTGCTACCCGGAGTGCGGGCAGACCGTGGACGGCCTGCTGCGCTCGGCGGACATGGCGATGTACGAGGCCAAGCGCGCAGGGCGCCAGCAGTACCGTTTCTTCTCGCCGGAAATGAACGGTCGCGCGCGCTCGCGGATGATGCTCGAAGAGAGCCTGCGCCTGGCCATCGAACAGAAGGATTTCGTGCTGTTCTACCAGCCGCAGATCGACCTCGCCAGCGGCCGCCTGCGCGGTTTCGAGGCCTTGCTGCGCTGGCAGCACCGGGTGGCCGGCACCGTCGCGCCAGGGGTGTTCATCCCGCTGCTGGAGGAGACCCGCCTGATCAACCGCCTCGGTGGCTGGATCTTCCGCGAGGGCATCAGCCAGTGTCGGCAGTGGCAGGCGCAGTTCGGCGACAAGCTGCTGCTCAGCCTCAACGTCAGCCCGGTGCAGTTCGGCATGCCGCAGCTGGTGGAAGACCTCTATCAACTGCTGGAGGAGCTGCAGCTCGATCCGGCGCAGCTGGAGGTGGAGGTGACCGAGAGCGCACTGATGCAGAATCTCGACAACACCCGCGAGCAGCTGCAGCAGCTGCGTGCGTTAGGCGTGCGCATCGCCATCGACGATTTCGGCACCGGCTACTCGTCGCTGGCTTATCTGCGCCACTTCGAGCTGGATACCCTGAAGATCGACCGCCTGTTCATCGCCAGCATGCTCGACTCGCGCAAGGATGCGGCCATCGTCAGCACCATCATCGATCTGGGCCACCACCTCGACCTGGAGGTGATCGCCGAGGGGGTGGAGACGGTAGAGCAGCGCGACTGGCTGATCGCCCATGGCTGCACCACCATGCAGGGCTTCCTGGTCGCGCCGGGCCTGCCGGTCGAGCAGGCCAGCGGCTTCCCGCAGCAGCTCGACTGGGCGACCTGGCGCGCGCGCGAGTGA
- a CDS encoding peptidylprolyl isomerase, whose translation MLIAANKAVSIDYTLTNDAGEVIDSSAGGAPLVYLHGAGNIIVGLEKALEGKQAGDELSVAIEPAQAYGEYSAELVATLNRSMFEGVDELEVGMQFHASGPDGGMQIVTIRDIEGDDVIVDGNHPLAGQRLNFQVKVVNVREASAEEVAHGHIHGEGGHHH comes from the coding sequence ATGCTCATCGCCGCCAACAAGGCTGTGTCCATCGACTATACCCTGACCAACGATGCCGGTGAGGTGATCGACAGTTCCGCCGGTGGCGCACCGCTGGTGTACCTGCACGGTGCCGGCAATATCATCGTCGGCCTGGAGAAGGCCCTCGAAGGCAAGCAGGCCGGTGACGAGCTGAGCGTGGCCATCGAGCCGGCCCAGGCCTACGGCGAATACAGCGCCGAGCTGGTTGCCACCCTCAACCGCAGCATGTTCGAAGGCGTCGACGAACTGGAAGTGGGCATGCAGTTCCACGCTTCCGGCCCGGACGGCGGCATGCAGATCGTCACCATCCGCGACATCGAAGGCGATGACGTGATCGTCGACGGCAACCACCCGCTGGCTGGCCAGCGCCTGAACTTCCAGGTCAAAGTGGTCAACGTGCGTGAAGCCAGTGCCGAAGAAGTGGCCCATGGTCACATCCACGGCGAAGGCGGCCACCACCACTGA